A single Aspergillus chevalieri M1 DNA, chromosome 3, nearly complete sequence DNA region contains:
- the TAM41 gene encoding phosphatidate cytidylyltransferase (BUSCO:EOG09263B7X;~COG:U;~EggNog:ENOG410PGPT;~InterPro:IPR015222;~PFAM:PF09139;~go_function: GO:0004605 - phosphatidate cytidylyltransferase activity [Evidence IEA];~go_process: GO:0032049 - cardiolipin biosynthetic process [Evidence IEA]), producing MREVTPLLLNPGRLRSSFPPSSRCYRFPVSRRSISSGLRSTTPSNGILLSGRNAIQHRGGYSALKSVDRELGLPLFSASFSTSPRLSEPDWDANPNLDISAFSELPTKDFGVNQHMVINQEFKEALRQILWQFRAPIRYAFAYGSGVFPQSGSAPGSDGCHPSAPAAIKNMQQGKGKMIDFIFGVSYSQHWHSLNLHQHRDHYSGLGSLGSYVVSQVQDKFGAGVYFNPYITVNGTLIKYGVVNLDTLCKDLSNWDTMYLAGRLQKPVKILRDHPQVRLANQINLLSALRVALLLLPSEFSEFELYNTIAGLSYMGDIRMSLPAEDPQKVRNIVSGQMANFRRLYAPLIENLPNVVFDDPRCTQRDWIDDPETNVRISQDMDPVKRGNMVSRLPPAFREKLYFQYQARYQIPRAEFEKMKEENSSKEPETFRRRQGGPFERRIADDSSLKHEVETSIMKTIRWPSTVQSAKGPITAGFGKSWRYMREKQKKYKGSGSHSAASKPDERPSEAESQKPKPKQE from the exons ATGCGTGAAGTCACT CCACTCCTTTTGAATCCAGGTCGTTTGCGCTCGAGTTTTCCGCCATCCTCGCGATGCTATCGTTTCCCGGTTTCCCGCCGGTCTATCTCGTCAGGGCTTCGCTCGACGACCCCCTCTAATGGGATCCTGCTTTCCGGTCGCAATGCCATCCAGCATAGAGGCGGCTATTCGGCCTTAAAATCTGTTGATCGAGAGCTTGGCCTGCCGTTGTTCTCCGCATCGTTCTCTACCTCGCCGCGATTGTCCGAGCCCGACTGGGATGCGAACCCGAATTTGGACATTTCTGCTTTTTCAGAGCTCCCAACGAAAGATTTCGGGGTAAACCAACATATGGTTATCAACCAAGAGTTCAAGGAAGCGCTACGTCAAATCCTTTGGCAATTCCGGGCACCAATTCGGTATGCATTCGCGTATGGTTCAGGCGTTTTCCCTCAATCGGGAAGCGCACCTGGGTCGGACGGATGCCACCCGTCAGCCCCTGCAGCGATCAAGAACATGCAGCAGGGCAAGGGGAAGATGATTGATTTTATATTCGGAGTCTCGTATAGTCAGCATTGGCACTCTCTGAACTTGCACCAGCATCGTGATCACTACTCCGGATTAGGTTCGCTGGGATCCTACGTCGTGTCCCAAGTACAAGACAAATTTGGTGCTGGGGTCTATTTTAACCCCTATATCACTGTCAATGGAACTTTGATCAAGTATGGTGTCGTTAACCTGGACACACTCTGCAAAGATCTCAGTAACTGGGACACTATGTACCTCGCGGGACGACTGCAGAAGCCCGTCAAGATCCTCCGGGATCACCCGCAAGTACGCCTGGCGAATCAGATCAACTTGCTCTCCGCTTTACGAGTAGCATTGTTATTGCTGCCCTCGGAGTTCAGCGAATTTGAACTTTACAATACAATTGCCGGTTTGAGTTACATGGGCGACATCCGCATGTCATTGCCAGCCGAGGACCCCCAGAAGGTGAGAAACATTGTCTCTGGGCAAATGGCTAACTTCCGGCGGCTGTACGCTCCGCTGATTGAAAACCTCCCCAACGTCGTCTTCGACGACCCGCGATGCACTCAACGCGACTGGATCGATGATCCTGAAACCAATGTGCGGATTTCTCAAGATATGGATCCAGTGAAGCGCGGTAACATGGTCAGCCGGTTGCCCCCAGCATTCCGGGAAAAACTGTACTTCCAGTACCAAGCACGATACCAGATCCCGCGGGCGGAAttcgagaagatgaaggaggagaaCAGCAGCAAGGAACCGGAAACTTTTCGCCGGAGACAAGGTGGCCCGTTTGAACGGCGCATCGCAGATGACTCGAGCCTCAAACACGAGGTAGAGACATCAATCATGAAGACCATCCGCTGGCCCAGTACAGTGCAGAGTGCAAAGGGGCCAATTACTGCGGGATTTGGCAAATCCTGGCGATACATGCGggagaagcaaaagaagtACAAGGGGTCCGGCAGCCATTCCGCAGCATCAAAGCCAGACGAGCGTCCTTCTGAAGCGGAATCACAAAAGCCAAAGCCAAAGCAGGAGTAA